A genomic segment from Orrella daihaiensis encodes:
- the hisC gene encoding histidinol-phosphate transaminase — protein sequence MSQFWSPSVRNLSPYVPGEQPQIDNLIKLNTNEHPMGPSPRVLEAIRAATTDRLRLYPDPEATQLKNAIAKRYGLTPEQVFVGNGSDDVLNLAFFTFFRQARPLLLSDLTYGFYPVYAELHGIRTHVVPVDDEFRIQPDDYLGQAHPKAGGIIIANPNAPTGIALDLSEIERIVAGNPDVVVLVDEAYVDFGGQSAVALLDRYPNLLVSHTLSKSRSLAGLRVGYALGSAELIQGLEIVKNSTNSYPLDQLAQVGATAAIEDDAYFEAACQAVIQTREWLTDQLQALGFEVLPSSANFVFARHPEHDGAALAGWLRERAILVRHFKRDRIDQFLRITVGTSAQCQSLINALKACVRP from the coding sequence ATGAGCCAATTCTGGAGTCCTTCGGTTCGCAACCTAAGCCCCTATGTGCCAGGCGAGCAGCCGCAGATCGACAATCTCATCAAACTCAATACCAACGAACATCCGATGGGGCCCTCGCCCCGTGTGCTCGAGGCGATCAGGGCAGCCACCACGGATCGCTTGCGCCTGTACCCGGATCCCGAAGCAACCCAACTAAAAAATGCCATTGCCAAACGCTATGGTTTGACGCCAGAGCAGGTGTTCGTGGGCAACGGTTCGGATGATGTGTTGAATCTGGCATTTTTTACGTTCTTTCGGCAAGCGCGGCCATTGCTGTTGTCAGATCTGACCTATGGGTTCTATCCGGTCTATGCCGAATTGCATGGCATCCGTACTCACGTTGTACCGGTTGATGATGAGTTCCGGATTCAGCCCGACGATTACCTCGGGCAGGCTCACCCCAAAGCCGGGGGCATCATCATTGCCAATCCGAATGCTCCCACCGGGATCGCACTTGATCTAAGCGAAATAGAACGTATTGTGGCGGGCAATCCTGACGTGGTGGTGTTGGTCGATGAGGCGTATGTGGATTTCGGTGGGCAAAGCGCTGTGGCGCTACTGGATCGCTATCCCAATCTTTTGGTGTCACATACGTTGTCAAAGTCCAGATCACTGGCCGGCTTGCGCGTGGGCTATGCGCTGGGCTCAGCTGAGCTGATTCAGGGCCTGGAAATCGTAAAAAACAGTACCAATTCCTACCCACTCGATCAATTGGCGCAAGTGGGCGCGACTGCCGCCATAGAAGATGACGCCTATTTCGAGGCAGCCTGCCAAGCGGTGATTCAAACCCGTGAGTGGCTCACCGATCAATTGCAAGCTTTGGGCTTTGAAGTGTTGCCATCATCGGCTAATTTTGTGTTTGCACGCCACCCCGAGCATGATGGTGCAGCGTTGGCGGGCTGGTTGCGCGAACGCGCCATCTTGGTGCGACATTTCAAGCGTGACCGTATTGATCAGTTCCTGAGGATCACGGTGGGAACTTCAGCCCAATGTCAGAGTCTGATTAATGCATTGAAAGCTTGTGTTCGCCCCTAG
- the hfq gene encoding RNA chaperone Hfq, with protein MSNKGQTLQDPFLNVLRKEHIPVSIYLVNGIKLQGHVESFDQYVVLLRNTVTQMVYKHAISTVVPAKPVSLPAEGSAE; from the coding sequence ATGAGCAACAAGGGGCAGACCCTACAAGACCCGTTTCTGAACGTGTTGAGAAAGGAGCACATTCCGGTCTCGATCTATCTGGTCAATGGCATCAAGTTGCAAGGGCATGTTGAATCGTTTGATCAGTACGTGGTCTTGCTCAGAAACACGGTTACCCAGATGGTCTATAAGCACGCCATTTCTACCGTGGTGCCGGCAAAGCCCGTGTCCTTGCCAGCTGAGGGCAGCGCTGAGTAA
- the hflX gene encoding GTPase HflX, with protein MKAIVIGVDAGSPDYALNRQEFDMLARGAGAQIVGQITAKRDRPDAATYIGSGKVEEASALVEASDADVVLFDQPLSPAQQRNLERKLNRRVVDRVALILDIFALRAKSHEGKLQVELAQLQHLATRLTRLWTHLERQRGGIGMRGPGESQLEMDRRMIGAKVRVLRERLDKVQRQRVTQRRARARGAAMSVSLVGYTNAGKSTLFNALTRADAYAADQLFATLDTTTRRIWIENAGSITLSDTVGFIRDLPHTLIAAFRATLEEAIHADLLLHVVDASSEQRDDQIRQVQEVLTEIGASSIPQILIYNKIDNLEMPARIERDSHGTIHKVFISAQRREGLNLVRQAIAEFANGAGTDATNDQTLQFK; from the coding sequence ATGAAGGCGATTGTGATCGGCGTTGATGCCGGCTCACCCGATTATGCGCTGAACCGGCAGGAATTTGATATGCTCGCCCGCGGTGCTGGTGCCCAGATCGTCGGTCAGATCACGGCCAAGCGTGATCGTCCTGATGCGGCTACCTACATCGGTTCGGGCAAGGTCGAAGAAGCCAGCGCATTGGTGGAGGCTTCGGACGCCGACGTTGTCTTGTTTGATCAGCCGCTCTCGCCAGCCCAGCAGCGTAATCTGGAGCGCAAGCTCAATCGACGCGTGGTTGATCGGGTAGCCTTGATTCTCGATATTTTTGCGTTACGCGCTAAGAGTCATGAGGGTAAGCTGCAGGTAGAACTGGCCCAGCTTCAACATCTGGCTACGCGCCTGACCCGTCTTTGGACCCACTTGGAGCGCCAGCGCGGCGGTATCGGAATGCGAGGCCCCGGTGAATCCCAGCTAGAGATGGATCGGCGCATGATTGGCGCTAAAGTCAGGGTGCTGCGCGAGCGGCTCGACAAGGTCCAGCGCCAGCGGGTCACGCAGCGTCGGGCGCGCGCACGCGGCGCGGCCATGTCGGTGTCTCTAGTGGGTTATACCAACGCTGGTAAATCGACCTTGTTTAATGCGCTAACCCGCGCTGATGCGTACGCTGCGGATCAGTTGTTTGCCACGCTAGACACCACGACCCGGCGCATCTGGATCGAAAATGCAGGCTCAATCACGCTGTCTGATACGGTCGGATTCATTCGCGACTTGCCTCACACGCTGATCGCGGCATTTCGGGCTACTTTGGAAGAAGCCATCCATGCCGATCTGTTGCTTCACGTGGTCGATGCCTCTAGCGAGCAACGCGATGACCAAATCCGACAAGTACAAGAGGTTTTAACGGAAATCGGCGCGAGTTCAATTCCCCAGATTCTGATCTACAACAAGATAGATAACCTTGAAATGCCTGCGAGAATTGAGCGTGATAGCCATGGTACCATTCACAAAGTTTTTATCAGTGCACAACGCCGCGAGGGCTTGAACTTAGTACGTCAAGCGATTGCCGAATTTGCCAATGGCGCAGGAACCGATGCGACGAATGACCAGACTCTTCAATTTAAATGA
- the hflK gene encoding FtsH protease activity modulator HflK, with translation MRRMTRLFNLNDPGWGRGDSGDQNRQDPKQEPPRRPNGQDGPPDLDQVWRDFNRKLGGLFGKRGGPRRPWPPQPPESGGPNGPSGPSGPTPKQTRIGFGVIGAVVVLLWLGSGFFIVQEGQVGVITQFGAYKSTAAPGFQWRMPYPIQQTEIVDVSQLRTYEVGFRGNARNKVPPEALMLTSDENIVDVQFVVQYRVQPDGAPDYLFKTRDPDESVHQVAQSSMREVVGRSLMDFVLYEGRTQVAAEVQRIMQEVLDRYQTGILVSAVAIQNVQPPEQVQAAFDDAVKAGQDRERQINEGEAYRNQVVPLARGQASRMLEQAEGYRAKVIGDAQGNTSRFLSILTQYQRAPGVQRERMYLETMQDMFARSSKVFIDTEASNSMLYLPLDRIMQQTAREPSTFMGTTGVNSPAPTGSSPTTSPTSSNTNQRPTLRETFSSALSRDRDASR, from the coding sequence ATGCGACGAATGACCAGACTCTTCAATTTAAATGACCCCGGTTGGGGCCGCGGCGACTCGGGTGACCAGAATCGTCAGGATCCCAAGCAGGAGCCACCCCGTCGACCCAATGGCCAGGACGGCCCGCCCGATCTCGACCAGGTATGGCGTGATTTCAATCGCAAGCTCGGTGGCTTGTTTGGCAAGCGCGGTGGACCGCGTCGCCCCTGGCCACCCCAGCCGCCGGAATCTGGCGGTCCCAATGGTCCATCCGGTCCGTCCGGGCCCACCCCGAAACAGACCCGGATTGGATTCGGAGTCATCGGTGCAGTGGTTGTGTTGTTGTGGCTTGGCAGTGGCTTTTTTATCGTTCAGGAAGGTCAGGTAGGTGTGATCACCCAGTTCGGTGCTTATAAGAGCACGGCTGCGCCTGGTTTCCAGTGGCGCATGCCATATCCGATCCAGCAGACCGAGATTGTGGATGTCTCGCAGCTGCGCACCTACGAGGTCGGCTTTAGAGGCAATGCGCGCAACAAAGTGCCGCCAGAGGCGCTGATGCTGACCTCTGACGAGAACATCGTGGATGTTCAGTTCGTGGTGCAGTACCGGGTACAGCCTGATGGTGCGCCCGATTACCTCTTTAAGACCCGCGACCCAGATGAGTCCGTGCACCAGGTGGCGCAAAGCTCGATGCGTGAAGTGGTTGGTCGCAGCCTCATGGACTTTGTGCTCTACGAGGGTCGTACCCAAGTGGCAGCCGAAGTGCAGCGCATCATGCAAGAAGTCCTTGATCGTTACCAGACCGGGATACTGGTCAGCGCCGTGGCGATCCAGAACGTGCAGCCGCCCGAGCAGGTTCAGGCAGCGTTTGACGATGCCGTCAAGGCCGGCCAGGACCGCGAGCGGCAGATCAACGAAGGTGAGGCCTATCGTAACCAGGTCGTGCCACTGGCTCGAGGCCAGGCATCCAGGATGCTTGAGCAGGCAGAAGGTTATCGCGCCAAGGTCATCGGTGATGCCCAAGGTAACACCTCTCGTTTCTTGAGCATCCTGACCCAATATCAGCGTGCCCCAGGCGTTCAGCGCGAGCGCATGTATCTAGAAACCATGCAGGACATGTTTGCCCGTTCAAGCAAAGTATTTATCGACACAGAGGCGAGCAACAGCATGTTGTATCTGCCGCTTGACAGGATCATGCAACAAACCGCGCGCGAGCCCTCGACTTTTATGGGAACCACTGGCGTGAACTCACCGGCTCCGACTGGAAGTTCACCGACCACGTCACCGACGTCGAGCAACACCAACCAACGTCCAACTCTACGCGAAACGTTCTCAAGTGCGTTGTCGCGAGACCGTGACGCATCGCGCTAG
- the hflC gene encoding protease modulator HflC, protein MSNKVTALLVALAVVVGILSTSVFIVRERDYALVFALGEVRRVITEPGLYFKLPPPFQNIVMLDKRLLTIESQDAERIQTSEKKNLLIDSFVKWRITDPRLYYVTFAGNERAAQLRLQAQIRDALNASVNIRTVRDVVALERDVIMEEVRDNVRKRAAPLGVDIVDVRLKRIEFAPEIAESVYRRMESERLRVANELRSIGAAEGEKIRAGADREREQILAEAYAKAQAVMGEGDASAAALYGDAYGKDADFYSFYKSLEAYRAAFGKSSDVLVVDPTSDFFRFMKSPTGN, encoded by the coding sequence ATGAGTAACAAAGTGACCGCGCTACTCGTTGCCCTGGCTGTTGTGGTCGGGATTCTGTCAACGTCTGTGTTTATTGTGCGTGAGCGAGACTACGCGCTAGTCTTTGCACTCGGTGAGGTTCGTCGGGTGATCACCGAGCCGGGGTTGTACTTCAAACTGCCGCCGCCGTTTCAAAACATCGTGATGCTCGACAAACGTCTTTTGACGATTGAGAGCCAGGATGCCGAACGCATTCAGACATCAGAGAAGAAAAACCTGTTGATCGACTCGTTCGTGAAGTGGCGCATCACCGATCCGCGTTTGTACTACGTGACCTTTGCAGGCAATGAGCGCGCTGCTCAGTTGCGCTTGCAAGCGCAGATTCGTGATGCCTTGAACGCCTCGGTCAACATCCGCACGGTGCGTGATGTGGTGGCGCTTGAGCGCGATGTGATCATGGAAGAGGTGCGTGACAATGTGCGCAAGCGCGCAGCCCCGCTAGGAGTGGATATTGTTGACGTGCGTCTAAAGCGTATCGAGTTTGCGCCCGAGATTGCCGAGTCGGTGTACCGACGCATGGAGTCAGAGCGTTTACGAGTGGCCAACGAGTTGCGCTCTATCGGTGCGGCCGAAGGTGAGAAGATTCGTGCCGGTGCTGATCGTGAACGCGAGCAGATTCTGGCCGAAGCCTACGCGAAAGCCCAAGCAGTCATGGGTGAGGGCGATGCCAGTGCGGCAGCCTTATACGGTGACGCTTACGGCAAGGATGCTGATTTCTATAGCTTCTACAAGAGCCTAGAAGCCTACCGTGCGGCATTTGGTAAATCCAGTGATGTGCTCGTTGTGGATCCCACATCGGATTTCTTTAGGTTCATGAAGTCTCCGACCGGTAACTAA
- a CDS encoding ATP phosphoribosyltransferase regulatory subunit, with protein sequence MNGNWLLPDYLADILPAQARQIEDLRRKLLDLFRTFGFETVSPPMLEYIESLLTGAGKDLSLKTFKLVDQLSGRTLGLRADMTPQITRIDAHLLNRPGVTRLCYCGPVLHARPAGLVASREQLQIGAEVYGHAGIEADLEIIRLAIESLKLAGVSNGQLVLCHDGLVQAIINSDPAAQARADEIVALLRDKDLPGIASLRDDGMGGPSVSEPVVAALELLPRLYGGAEVLERAASLSVFKGVSAALESLKTLVTKLAGEKISLDLADVGAYGYHSGVTFSIYASDWHDALVRGGRYDNVGAAFGRARAATGFSMDLIRLARSFGQAEPAAAILAPSSGADDQALTQLVAQLRADGEIVVQLLPGESVAHDEFIFDRELARDGQQWVVRPVNTTAKPNSNSNS encoded by the coding sequence ATGAACGGCAACTGGCTACTGCCTGACTACCTGGCTGATATTTTGCCGGCACAGGCACGACAGATTGAGGACTTGCGTCGCAAGTTGCTGGATTTGTTTCGTACCTTCGGGTTTGAGACGGTCTCGCCGCCCATGCTCGAATACATCGAGTCGCTTCTGACGGGCGCAGGCAAGGACTTGAGTCTTAAAACCTTCAAGCTGGTGGACCAACTATCGGGTCGCACCCTGGGCCTGCGCGCTGACATGACGCCGCAGATCACCCGCATCGATGCGCACCTCTTGAACCGACCGGGCGTGACCCGTCTTTGCTATTGCGGCCCCGTGTTGCATGCGCGACCTGCTGGTCTGGTCGCAAGCCGTGAGCAACTGCAAATTGGCGCTGAAGTCTATGGCCACGCAGGCATTGAAGCCGACCTTGAAATCATTCGGCTAGCCATTGAAAGTCTGAAGCTCGCTGGTGTCAGTAACGGCCAGCTGGTGCTTTGTCATGATGGTCTGGTGCAGGCCATCATTAACAGTGACCCGGCAGCCCAGGCTCGCGCCGATGAGATTGTGGCGCTGTTGCGCGACAAGGATCTGCCAGGCATCGCCAGCTTGCGTGATGATGGCATGGGTGGGCCAAGTGTTAGCGAGCCGGTCGTGGCCGCGCTGGAACTGTTGCCAAGACTGTATGGTGGCGCTGAGGTCTTGGAGCGCGCTGCCAGCCTATCGGTATTTAAGGGCGTGAGTGCAGCGCTGGAATCATTAAAGACGCTGGTTACCAAGCTCGCTGGCGAGAAAATCAGTCTGGATCTGGCCGATGTGGGTGCATACGGTTATCACTCCGGTGTGACGTTCTCGATTTATGCATCGGATTGGCATGATGCACTGGTGCGCGGTGGGCGTTACGACAACGTCGGTGCGGCGTTTGGTCGTGCGCGCGCTGCGACTGGCTTTAGTATGGATCTGATTCGACTGGCACGATCGTTCGGTCAGGCTGAGCCAGCGGCAGCCATTCTGGCGCCATCTAGCGGCGCTGACGACCAGGCGCTCACACAACTGGTAGCCCAGTTGCGTGCCGATGGAGAAATCGTGGTGCAGTTATTGCCCGGTGAGTCTGTGGCACACGACGAGTTTATTTTTGATCGGGAGCTGGCGCGTGATGGCCAGCAATGGGTGGTTCGGCCGGTTAACACAACGGCTAAACCCAACTCCAATTCCAATTCGTAA
- a CDS encoding adenylosuccinate synthase produces the protein MSKNVVVIGTQWGDEGKGKIVDWLAESAQGVVRFQGGHNAGHTLWIKGQKTILRLIPSGIMHPNTMCYIGNGVVLSPQALLTEIGELEQAGLNVRERLRIAPACPLILPYHIALDQAREAKRGDAKIGTTGRGIGPAYEDKVARRALRVQDLYDPAAFRAKLEEVLDLHNFTLTQYLGAPAVSVDEVYEQAMGFAPALEPMVADVSRLLNQAQKDGQNLLFEGAQGALLDIDHGTYPFVTSSNCLSGAAATGAGVGPQSLHHVLGITKAYTTRVGSGPFPTELEDETGAHLASVGKEFGSVTGRARRCGWFDGAALKRSVQINGISGLCITKLDVLDGLPTIQLGVGYRINGEFTELLPFGAAEVARAEPVFEELPGWSESTVGITEFDKLPANARQYLMRISEVCEVPIDMVSTGPDREETILLRHPFKS, from the coding sequence ATGAGCAAAAACGTTGTAGTGATTGGCACCCAGTGGGGTGATGAGGGCAAGGGCAAGATCGTCGATTGGCTCGCTGAGTCTGCCCAAGGCGTGGTGCGGTTTCAAGGTGGTCACAACGCTGGCCACACGCTTTGGATCAAAGGACAAAAGACGATTTTGCGGTTGATCCCCTCGGGCATTATGCATCCCAACACCATGTGCTACATCGGTAACGGTGTGGTGCTGTCCCCGCAAGCGCTATTGACTGAAATCGGTGAGCTTGAGCAAGCGGGTTTGAATGTGCGCGAACGGTTGCGTATCGCGCCAGCGTGCCCATTGATCCTGCCTTATCACATTGCTCTGGATCAGGCCCGTGAGGCCAAGCGCGGTGATGCCAAGATCGGCACCACCGGTCGTGGCATTGGCCCTGCCTATGAAGACAAGGTCGCGCGTCGGGCGTTACGAGTGCAGGACCTTTACGATCCGGCGGCGTTTCGAGCCAAGCTCGAAGAAGTGCTTGATTTGCATAACTTCACCTTGACTCAGTATCTTGGTGCACCCGCAGTATCAGTCGATGAGGTCTATGAGCAGGCCATGGGCTTTGCGCCAGCGCTTGAACCCATGGTGGCTGACGTCAGTCGGTTATTGAATCAGGCACAAAAAGATGGACAAAACCTGTTGTTCGAAGGTGCCCAAGGTGCATTGCTTGACATCGACCACGGCACATACCCGTTTGTGACCAGCAGCAATTGCCTCTCGGGCGCGGCAGCAACCGGTGCTGGCGTTGGACCGCAAAGTTTGCATCATGTCTTGGGTATCACCAAGGCCTACACCACGCGAGTGGGTTCTGGGCCGTTTCCGACCGAGCTAGAGGATGAAACGGGTGCGCATTTGGCTTCAGTGGGCAAAGAGTTTGGCTCGGTCACCGGCCGTGCCCGGCGTTGCGGTTGGTTTGATGGGGCGGCATTGAAGCGGTCGGTGCAAATCAATGGCATTTCCGGGTTGTGCATTACCAAGCTGGATGTGCTTGATGGTTTGCCCACCATACAGTTAGGGGTGGGTTATCGCATTAACGGCGAATTCACGGAGCTGCTGCCGTTTGGCGCAGCTGAAGTCGCGCGTGCTGAGCCTGTGTTTGAGGAGCTGCCCGGCTGGTCCGAATCTACCGTGGGCATTACCGAGTTTGATAAACTGCCAGCAAATGCTCGTCAATACTTGATGCGAATCTCCGAGGTCTGTGAAGTCCCGATTGACATGGTGTCTACTGGACCAGACCGCGAAGAAACCATTCTTTTACGTCATCCCTTCAAGTCTTGA
- a CDS encoding phosphoribosyltransferase produces the protein MANPPNTARDVWYSWDEYNRLIEDLAVKIHDSGWVFDQIICLARGGMRVGDVLSRLNRIPLAILSASSYRENAGREQGQLDIAPYISMAYGSPSGRVLLVDDMVDTGLTFGKVRGHLLSSYPAIKELRTAVVWWKAHSVVSPDYHSVYLEDNPWIHQPFEAYDTLTLDELKKTHQNGA, from the coding sequence ATGGCCAATCCACCCAATACCGCTCGCGATGTCTGGTACAGCTGGGACGAATACAACCGGTTGATCGAAGACTTGGCGGTCAAGATTCACGATTCGGGCTGGGTCTTTGACCAGATTATTTGTTTGGCGCGCGGCGGTATGCGGGTCGGTGATGTGCTCTCGCGCCTGAACCGCATCCCATTGGCAATCCTGTCAGCGAGCAGCTATCGAGAAAACGCCGGGCGTGAGCAGGGACAGCTCGATATCGCACCCTACATTTCAATGGCTTATGGATCGCCGTCGGGACGCGTGCTGTTGGTCGATGACATGGTCGACACCGGTCTGACATTTGGCAAGGTGCGCGGACATCTGCTGTCCTCATACCCAGCGATTAAAGAGTTACGTACGGCAGTGGTGTGGTGGAAGGCGCATTCGGTAGTCAGTCCGGACTATCACAGCGTGTATCTAGAGGATAATCCCTGGATTCACCAACCGTTTGAGGCATACGACACGCTCACGCTGGACGAGTTAAAGAAAACGCACCAAAATGGTGCTTAA
- the rpsU gene encoding 30S ribosomal protein S21 yields MPIVRLKENEPFEVAMRRFKRTIEKTGLLTELRAREFYEKPTAERKRKHAAAIKRHYKRIRSQQLPPRLY; encoded by the coding sequence ATGCCAATTGTTCGCCTGAAAGAAAATGAGCCGTTTGAAGTTGCGATGCGTCGCTTTAAGCGCACGATCGAAAAAACGGGTCTGTTGACCGAGTTGCGTGCTCGTGAGTTCTACGAAAAGCCAACCGCTGAGCGCAAGCGCAAGCATGCTGCTGCCATCAAGCGCCATTACAAGCGCATTCGTAGCCAGCAACTGCCGCCACGCCTCTATTAA
- the dnaG gene encoding DNA primase: MIPDSFIQELLARVDVVDVVGRYVQLRKGGANLLGLCPFHQEKSPSFTVSPSKQFFHCFGCGAHGSAIGFLMQHSGASFQEAVRTLASTVGMQVPESNTSPATRARAAQRRQEQNAHSAVLDKAQDFYKAQLKDHPPAVQYLKSRGLTGQIAARYGLGWAPESRQGLATVFGRYEDPLLVEAGLVIESDDGRRYDRFRGRVMFPIRNMKGELIGFGGRIIDKGEPKYLNSPETPVFSKGQELYGAWEGRQAIRTEDQVIVVEGYMDVVGLAQLGVENAVATLGTATTADHLRKLIRLTHRIVFSFDGDSAGRRAAWRALQTALPLLRDDLSVRFLFLPAGHDPDTYIREFGQAAFKACIKDAVALSSFLLDELSERHRLDEPEGRSACVHEAVPILAQIPDGALKHQVLNEFASRVRLTREELDGLMASDLRLAQRQSSAASATPTWSADQPTARSLPASERASPHRGPDIESSEARAGEAAVPPWELRSASRSDRRRAVAPLAKRLLSLLLAHPELAEQLGEQQLEVLEGNDNLILVKEFVLLVQATGARHLGALLEAADPDSDLAQVLTGLSGELMAQMDLPAPEAEWEDALARIELDSLKREQASLVTQGLGDQASIERYQELAKRIQGLTSVSKGN; encoded by the coding sequence TTGATCCCGGATTCCTTCATACAAGAGCTGCTCGCCCGCGTCGACGTTGTCGACGTGGTTGGCCGTTACGTGCAGCTTCGAAAGGGCGGTGCCAATTTGCTTGGCCTGTGCCCGTTCCATCAAGAAAAATCTCCATCGTTCACGGTCAGTCCGTCTAAGCAATTCTTCCATTGCTTCGGTTGCGGTGCCCACGGCAGTGCCATCGGGTTTCTGATGCAGCACAGTGGCGCAAGCTTCCAGGAGGCGGTACGAACCCTGGCCTCTACCGTCGGGATGCAGGTCCCGGAATCAAACACCAGTCCTGCCACCCGGGCTCGCGCGGCTCAACGACGTCAAGAGCAAAACGCCCATTCAGCAGTGCTGGATAAAGCACAGGACTTTTACAAGGCACAGTTAAAAGACCATCCCCCGGCAGTGCAATATCTGAAGTCCCGCGGTCTGACCGGCCAAATCGCCGCGCGATATGGCCTCGGTTGGGCGCCAGAGAGTCGCCAGGGATTAGCCACGGTATTTGGTCGCTACGAAGACCCGCTACTCGTTGAAGCCGGACTGGTAATCGAGTCAGACGATGGTCGCCGTTATGACCGGTTTCGTGGTCGGGTGATGTTCCCGATTCGCAACATGAAGGGTGAGTTGATTGGGTTTGGTGGCCGGATTATCGACAAGGGCGAACCCAAGTACCTGAATTCGCCAGAAACCCCGGTGTTTAGCAAAGGTCAGGAGCTCTATGGTGCTTGGGAAGGTCGACAAGCTATCCGGACTGAAGATCAGGTCATCGTGGTCGAAGGCTACATGGATGTGGTGGGCTTGGCACAGCTTGGCGTAGAAAACGCCGTGGCAACGCTGGGCACAGCGACCACGGCCGATCACTTGCGCAAGCTTATACGGCTGACCCATCGAATTGTGTTTAGTTTTGATGGGGACAGCGCCGGTCGCCGCGCCGCTTGGCGCGCACTGCAGACTGCGTTGCCCTTGTTACGTGATGACCTGTCGGTTCGGTTTTTGTTTTTGCCGGCAGGGCACGACCCTGACACCTACATTCGTGAGTTTGGGCAAGCCGCATTTAAGGCATGTATCAAAGATGCAGTGGCACTGTCATCGTTCTTGCTTGATGAGTTGTCAGAACGCCATCGACTAGACGAGCCCGAGGGGCGCTCAGCCTGTGTGCATGAGGCGGTACCGATCCTGGCACAGATTCCCGACGGCGCCTTAAAGCACCAGGTTCTGAACGAATTTGCGAGTCGTGTCAGGTTAACGCGGGAGGAATTAGACGGGTTGATGGCCTCGGACCTCAGGCTTGCTCAAAGACAGTCCAGCGCGGCCAGCGCGACACCGACGTGGTCAGCCGACCAGCCCACGGCGCGCTCGCTGCCCGCGTCCGAGCGCGCCAGCCCGCATCGCGGGCCAGACATCGAGTCGTCTGAGGCCAGAGCAGGGGAAGCGGCGGTGCCGCCGTGGGAGTTAAGATCGGCCTCCAGATCCGACAGGCGTCGGGCAGTGGCCCCGTTGGCCAAACGGTTGCTCTCGCTTTTATTGGCGCACCCGGAGCTGGCCGAACAACTCGGCGAGCAGCAGCTCGAAGTGTTAGAGGGCAATGACAATCTCATCCTGGTCAAAGAGTTTGTGCTGCTGGTGCAAGCCACTGGTGCACGTCATTTAGGGGCGTTACTTGAGGCGGCTGACCCTGACAGCGACCTGGCACAGGTACTGACTGGCTTGTCTGGCGAGCTCATGGCGCAGATGGATTTGCCGGCACCCGAGGCTGAATGGGAGGATGCGCTGGCGCGCATTGAGCTAGATAGCCTAAAGCGTGAGCAAGCCAGCCTCGTGACGCAAGGCCTGGGTGACCAGGCATCGATTGAGCGTTATCAGGAACTTGCCAAGCGAATACAGGGTCTAACGAGCGTGAGCAAAGGAAACTGA